In Arthrobacter ramosus, one DNA window encodes the following:
- a CDS encoding RecQ family ATP-dependent DNA helicase, which translates to MPNNPDAALLAAEQSTTRLQALEVLKELVGNADARFHDGQYEAIEALVDARRRALVVQRTGWGKSAVYFVSSLLLRRRGAGPTLIVSPLLALMRDQVAAAARAGVRAVAINSANQLEWDNVREQLAADEVDVLLVSPERLTNPSFRENQLPELIRRTGLLVIDEAHCISDWGHDFRPDYRRISDLIEQLPGSVPVLATTATANSRVVHDIEEQLGAGVLTIRGELGRESLRLGVLKLADSRDRLGWLLTHLADMPGSGIIYTLTVSAAEDTARLLSEAGHNVLSYTGRTDPADRERAEQLLKDNEVKALVATSALGMGFDKPDLGFVIHLGAPSSPVAYYQQVGRAGRGAANADVLLLPGSEDREIWQYFATASMPSEEKAAGVLNVLAESGSALSTVALEARVDLRRTPLELLLKVLAVDGAVERVGGGWRSTGRPWIYDAERYARIAEARVDEQDSMVIYQDTAGCRMEYITAVLDDESARACGRCDNCAGRWFPADVAAAAADAAGQTLRRAGLALEPRLQWPSGMDRLGVTVKGKIKPEELLAEGRVLARLTDLGWGGALRELFAAGAVDREVEPAMLQACVQVLREWSAGDGRSTGWSGQGRPAAVVSIPSRNKPALVESLARGIAGIGQMPYLGSLQLQHGGPTGGRGGNSAYRLAGVWERLVVGPELGQSLASLGGQGILLVDDLADSRWTMTVAGRALRQAGAVSVLPLVLGQAA; encoded by the coding sequence ATGCCCAACAACCCGGATGCTGCCCTACTCGCAGCAGAACAGTCCACCACCCGGCTGCAGGCCCTTGAAGTACTGAAGGAGCTTGTGGGAAATGCGGACGCCCGCTTCCACGACGGCCAGTATGAGGCGATTGAGGCCCTCGTCGACGCCAGACGGCGCGCTTTGGTTGTGCAGCGGACGGGCTGGGGCAAGTCGGCTGTGTACTTCGTCTCGTCGTTGTTGTTGAGGCGCCGGGGCGCAGGGCCAACCCTCATCGTTTCGCCGCTGCTCGCACTCATGCGGGACCAAGTGGCGGCAGCCGCACGTGCCGGGGTGCGGGCCGTAGCGATCAACTCCGCCAATCAGCTTGAGTGGGACAACGTCCGCGAACAACTGGCCGCGGACGAGGTGGACGTTCTTCTGGTTTCGCCCGAGCGGCTCACCAATCCTTCGTTCCGGGAAAACCAGCTTCCCGAGCTCATCCGCCGTACCGGTCTCCTGGTGATCGACGAGGCACACTGTATTTCGGACTGGGGGCACGATTTCCGTCCCGACTATCGGCGCATCTCCGATCTCATCGAGCAACTGCCCGGCAGTGTTCCGGTGCTTGCCACCACAGCGACGGCCAACTCCCGGGTAGTCCATGACATCGAAGAACAACTCGGCGCCGGAGTACTGACCATCCGCGGTGAGCTTGGCCGGGAGTCCTTGCGGCTGGGTGTCTTGAAGCTCGCCGACTCGCGGGATCGCCTTGGCTGGTTGCTGACCCATCTGGCAGACATGCCAGGCAGCGGAATCATCTACACACTGACCGTTTCGGCCGCTGAAGACACCGCCCGGTTGCTCTCCGAGGCAGGCCACAACGTCTTGTCCTACACCGGGCGGACGGACCCCGCGGATCGTGAACGGGCGGAGCAACTCCTCAAGGACAACGAAGTGAAGGCGCTGGTGGCCACCTCGGCGCTAGGGATGGGCTTCGATAAGCCGGATCTCGGGTTCGTCATACACCTTGGTGCCCCGTCATCGCCGGTCGCTTACTACCAGCAAGTTGGCCGCGCCGGCCGTGGCGCCGCAAATGCCGATGTGCTCCTCCTGCCCGGATCCGAGGACCGCGAGATCTGGCAGTACTTTGCGACTGCTTCAATGCCCTCGGAGGAAAAGGCCGCGGGAGTCCTCAACGTCTTGGCCGAATCCGGCTCTGCCTTGTCCACGGTTGCCCTCGAAGCACGGGTGGACCTGCGCCGGACGCCCTTGGAACTCCTGTTGAAGGTCCTGGCCGTGGATGGAGCGGTGGAGCGCGTGGGCGGTGGGTGGAGGTCCACGGGACGTCCGTGGATCTACGACGCCGAACGCTACGCCCGCATCGCCGAGGCCCGGGTGGACGAGCAGGATTCCATGGTGATTTACCAGGACACCGCCGGATGCCGTATGGAATACATCACCGCGGTCCTCGACGACGAGTCCGCGCGTGCGTGCGGCCGTTGCGACAATTGCGCCGGCAGATGGTTCCCGGCGGACGTGGCAGCAGCCGCCGCCGACGCCGCCGGGCAGACCCTTCGGCGCGCGGGTCTTGCGCTGGAACCACGGCTCCAATGGCCCAGTGGCATGGACCGGCTGGGCGTGACGGTGAAAGGGAAGATCAAGCCGGAGGAGTTGCTGGCCGAAGGGCGCGTCCTGGCCCGCCTGACCGACCTCGGCTGGGGTGGTGCCCTCCGTGAGCTCTTTGCCGCCGGTGCGGTTGACCGCGAGGTCGAACCTGCCATGTTGCAGGCCTGCGTACAGGTCTTGCGCGAATGGTCTGCCGGAGACGGCCGATCCACCGGGTGGAGCGGCCAAGGGCGTCCTGCAGCCGTCGTGAGTATCCCGTCCAGGAACAAGCCGGCACTGGTCGAATCCTTGGCCCGCGGCATAGCCGGCATCGGCCAGATGCCGTATTTGGGTTCCCTTCAACTCCAGCACGGCGGACCCACGGGCGGCCGCGGTGGCAACAGCGCCTATCGGCTGGCCGGTGTCTGGGAGCGCCTCGTGGTGGGTCCCGAACTTGGACAGAGCCTTGCGTCGCTAGGCGGTCAAGGCATCCTCTTGGTCGACGACCTGGCGGACAGCCGCTGGACGATGACCGTTGCCGGCCGCGCCCTCAGGCAAGCCGGGGCAGTATCGGTGTTGCCTCTCGTCCTGGGTCAAGCAGCGTGA
- a CDS encoding RrF2 family transcriptional regulator produces the protein MKINAFADVSLRALLVLSSAPAGELLTTQNIADTVGTPYHHVSKAIVRLRELGLIDVERGRKGGSRLSAAGRQATVGQILRELNTRLDPAECQSAHGDCPLITECGLRHALARAREAFYRELDDVVVSSLPRLRQMAPAFQAIGLRPGL, from the coding sequence ATGAAGATCAATGCCTTCGCGGATGTGAGCCTGCGTGCGCTCCTGGTTCTCTCGTCCGCGCCCGCAGGTGAACTCCTGACGACCCAGAACATCGCGGACACCGTGGGGACTCCTTACCACCACGTCAGCAAGGCCATTGTTCGGCTCCGGGAGCTGGGCCTCATCGACGTCGAGCGCGGCCGCAAGGGCGGATCCCGGCTCAGCGCCGCCGGACGGCAAGCCACCGTTGGCCAGATCCTGCGGGAACTGAATACCAGGCTCGACCCCGCCGAGTGCCAATCCGCCCATGGTGACTGCCCCCTGATCACCGAATGCGGCTTGCGTCATGCCCTGGCGCGCGCGAGGGAAGCCTTCTACCGGGAGCTGGACGACGTCGTCGTGTCCTCCCTGCCGCGCCTACGGCAAATGGCGCCGGCATTCCAGGCGATCGGGTTACGCCCCGGGCTGTAA
- a CDS encoding prolyl oligopeptidase family serine peptidase: protein MTTTAADQAPAPDNETAQGTAIAPEPVDENIWLEDIHGEEQLAWVREQNARTEDLLDDADYTALEAGILEVLDSTDRIAMVNKRGEHYYNFWKDQQNPKGLWRRTTWESYLSDAPQWDVLLDIDALAAAEGEEWVFHGANFLRPAEGEPHRLAIIALSPDGGDANRHGEFDVETRTFVDPAAGGFDLPTAKGNVSWLDADTLLVATTADGLPKTSSSYSRTGVKLRRGQSLTEAERIFEIPEDHMMALVAHDSTPGFERTFAVDWIDFFNRTTSVLRDDAWLAIDVPTDVNLSSHREWLMFRPRQDWDIDGTTYAAGSLLAADFEGYLSGARDFTVLFTPDEHTSLQSWSWTRNYLLLNLLHDVSSEIRVLDPARKDSAGGWASTLLDACPPLHDVNAYAVDDEDEAEGDDAGNDYWLVATGFTTPTTLMRGTLSPGIASYSLDAGRDGGVSSTHTVVKSSPSFFNEADYEVQQHFATSADGTLVPYFQVASKDLDLDGENPTQLSGYGGFEVSRTPAYSGAIGRAWLERRSESITTEDGTAAHSRGGVYVVANIRGGGEYGPAWHRAALQANRHRAFEDFAAVAQHLISRGVTSPRRLGCVGGSNGGLLVGNMLTQYPELFGAISCGVPLLDMRRYTKLSAGYSWIAEYGDPDVPEQWEYIRTFSPYHLLRDGVDYPETFIWTATSDDRVGPVQARKMAARMQAMGIPNVWFHEALEGGHAGASDNRQAASLQARSQHFLWRALAGKEGSGH, encoded by the coding sequence ATGACCACCACAGCAGCTGATCAAGCGCCCGCGCCCGACAACGAAACTGCCCAGGGAACCGCAATCGCCCCCGAACCTGTCGACGAGAATATCTGGCTCGAAGACATTCACGGCGAGGAACAGCTTGCCTGGGTGCGGGAGCAAAATGCCCGCACCGAAGACTTGCTCGACGACGCCGACTACACCGCATTGGAAGCCGGAATCCTGGAGGTTCTGGACTCCACGGACAGGATCGCCATGGTCAACAAGCGTGGCGAGCACTACTACAACTTCTGGAAAGACCAGCAGAACCCCAAGGGCCTCTGGCGCCGGACAACATGGGAAAGCTACCTCAGCGACGCCCCGCAATGGGACGTGCTGCTCGACATCGATGCGCTGGCCGCCGCTGAAGGCGAAGAGTGGGTCTTCCACGGTGCCAACTTCCTGCGCCCGGCCGAAGGCGAACCGCACCGCCTCGCCATCATCGCCCTCTCCCCCGACGGCGGTGACGCCAACCGCCACGGCGAGTTCGACGTCGAGACCCGCACCTTCGTGGACCCTGCCGCAGGCGGCTTCGACCTTCCGACCGCGAAGGGCAACGTGAGCTGGCTCGACGCCGATACCCTGCTCGTTGCCACCACCGCCGACGGCCTGCCGAAAACCAGCTCGTCCTACTCGCGCACAGGCGTGAAGCTCCGTCGCGGCCAATCCTTGACTGAAGCAGAGCGGATTTTCGAGATCCCCGAAGACCACATGATGGCCCTCGTCGCCCACGACTCCACCCCGGGTTTCGAACGCACATTCGCCGTGGACTGGATCGACTTCTTCAACCGGACCACCTCCGTGCTGCGCGATGACGCGTGGCTGGCCATTGATGTCCCCACTGACGTCAACCTCAGTTCCCACCGCGAATGGCTCATGTTCCGTCCGCGGCAGGACTGGGACATAGACGGAACCACCTACGCCGCCGGGTCCCTGCTGGCCGCCGACTTTGAGGGCTACCTGTCCGGGGCGCGAGACTTCACAGTGCTTTTCACCCCGGATGAGCACACGTCGCTCCAGTCGTGGAGTTGGACCCGGAACTACCTCCTCCTGAACTTGCTGCACGACGTCTCTTCCGAAATCAGGGTGCTCGACCCAGCCCGCAAGGACTCCGCCGGCGGATGGGCCTCGACTTTGTTGGATGCGTGCCCGCCGCTGCACGATGTGAATGCCTACGCCGTCGACGACGAGGACGAAGCAGAAGGCGACGACGCCGGCAATGACTACTGGCTCGTGGCAACGGGCTTCACCACCCCCACCACGCTCATGCGCGGCACCCTGTCCCCCGGGATCGCCAGCTACAGCCTCGACGCAGGCCGCGACGGCGGGGTGTCCAGCACGCACACGGTGGTGAAGTCCTCGCCGTCGTTCTTCAACGAGGCGGACTACGAGGTCCAGCAACACTTCGCCACCTCGGCAGACGGCACGCTCGTGCCCTATTTCCAGGTGGCGTCCAAAGATCTTGACCTCGACGGCGAGAACCCCACACAGCTCTCGGGCTACGGCGGGTTCGAAGTCTCGAGGACCCCGGCCTACAGCGGAGCCATCGGTCGCGCCTGGCTGGAGCGCCGGAGCGAAAGCATCACGACCGAAGACGGCACCGCGGCACATTCACGTGGCGGTGTCTACGTCGTAGCCAACATCCGCGGCGGCGGCGAGTACGGTCCCGCCTGGCACCGCGCAGCCTTGCAGGCGAACCGACACCGCGCGTTCGAGGACTTCGCCGCTGTGGCGCAACACCTCATTTCGCGGGGCGTCACCAGTCCGCGGCGGCTCGGCTGCGTGGGCGGCTCCAACGGCGGACTGCTGGTGGGCAACATGCTGACCCAGTACCCGGAGCTGTTCGGAGCGATCTCCTGCGGCGTCCCGTTGCTTGACATGCGCCGTTACACCAAGCTTTCGGCCGGCTACTCCTGGATTGCCGAGTACGGCGACCCCGACGTCCCGGAACAGTGGGAGTACATCCGCACCTTCTCGCCCTACCACCTGCTGCGCGACGGCGTGGACTATCCGGAGACGTTCATCTGGACTGCGACCTCCGATGACCGTGTCGGCCCGGTCCAGGCGCGGAAGATGGCAGCCCGGATGCAGGCAATGGGCATCCCGAACGTGTGGTTCCACGAAGCACTTGAAGGCGGTCACGCGGGAGCCTCGGACAACCGCCAGGCAGCCTCGCTCCAAGCCCGCAGCCAGCACTTCCTGTGGCGGGCGCTTGCGGGCAAGGAGGGCTCGGGGCACTAG
- a CDS encoding MFS transporter — protein sequence MTGAVPDVQSESKWQPRLALLVAATFFMEFLDGTVLTTAMPSIAADFKVVSADVNITMTAYLVTVAMGIPLSSWLAERFGARRIFCLAIAVFTVASLLCAASQDLTLLTLSRVAQGAGGAMMVPVGTLVVLRGTPKSELLRATAFLVWPGLLAPVLAPLVGGAFTTYLSWHWIFLINVPLGLAAFIAALRLVPRTGGDAGRRLDWRGLALTTFGVGSLVVGLEGVGGHGAGVVPAALLFAGALALAGAAWWMLKAKAPLFDLRVFATRTFRATSTGGFVYRLTISSVPFLLPLLFQDGFGWDPLKSGAMVAAVFIGNIGIKPATTPIIRRFGFKPVLVFASFASAVTFAACAALNSGTPEPLIFALLLASGAFRSIGFSAYASVQYADIVPGELPSANAVSATLVQLAAGAGIAVGALFLRLFDHVSIFGDGPSSAYRGAFLAMAAVMLLSTVDSITLHRHAGAEVSRSVVSKPEKRRG from the coding sequence GTGACCGGCGCGGTCCCGGACGTCCAGTCCGAATCCAAGTGGCAGCCACGGCTCGCTTTGCTGGTTGCCGCCACCTTCTTCATGGAGTTCCTTGACGGAACAGTCCTTACTACCGCCATGCCGAGCATCGCGGCCGACTTCAAAGTGGTCTCGGCCGATGTCAACATCACGATGACTGCCTACCTGGTGACTGTGGCCATGGGGATTCCTCTCAGCAGCTGGCTCGCAGAACGCTTTGGTGCACGCCGTATCTTCTGCCTGGCGATCGCCGTGTTCACCGTGGCGTCGCTGTTGTGCGCGGCCAGCCAGGACCTCACCCTGCTGACCTTGAGCCGGGTGGCGCAGGGGGCCGGCGGGGCCATGATGGTGCCGGTCGGGACTCTCGTAGTGCTGCGGGGCACACCCAAGTCGGAGCTTCTCCGCGCCACGGCGTTCCTTGTGTGGCCCGGGTTGCTGGCCCCCGTTTTGGCGCCGCTTGTGGGCGGAGCTTTCACTACCTATCTTTCCTGGCACTGGATCTTCCTGATCAACGTACCGCTGGGGCTTGCTGCGTTCATCGCAGCCCTGAGGCTGGTTCCGCGTACGGGAGGCGATGCCGGCCGGCGGCTCGACTGGCGGGGGCTCGCGCTCACCACCTTCGGCGTCGGATCGCTTGTGGTGGGCCTTGAAGGGGTTGGCGGCCATGGCGCGGGCGTGGTCCCTGCGGCCTTGCTATTTGCTGGAGCACTGGCTTTGGCCGGAGCGGCCTGGTGGATGCTCAAAGCCAAGGCTCCGCTCTTCGATCTCAGGGTTTTCGCCACGCGCACATTCCGGGCCACCTCCACCGGAGGATTCGTCTACCGCCTGACCATCAGCTCGGTACCCTTCCTGTTGCCGCTGTTGTTCCAGGACGGCTTTGGCTGGGATCCACTCAAATCCGGTGCCATGGTGGCCGCCGTGTTCATCGGCAACATCGGCATCAAGCCCGCCACAACGCCCATCATTCGGCGGTTCGGCTTCAAGCCTGTGTTGGTCTTCGCCTCTTTCGCGTCGGCCGTCACCTTTGCCGCTTGTGCAGCGCTCAACTCAGGGACCCCGGAACCGTTGATTTTTGCCTTGCTGCTGGCCAGCGGGGCCTTCCGTTCGATCGGATTCTCTGCGTACGCCTCCGTGCAGTATGCGGATATCGTCCCGGGTGAGCTTCCCTCGGCCAACGCCGTGTCAGCCACGTTGGTGCAACTGGCCGCGGGTGCCGGTATTGCCGTGGGTGCGCTCTTTCTGCGCCTCTTCGACCATGTGTCGATCTTCGGCGACGGCCCTTCTTCGGCGTACCGTGGCGCCTTCCTCGCCATGGCTGCCGTGATGCTTTTGAGCACAGTGGACAGCATCACGCTGCACCGGCACGCCGGAGCTGAAGTCAGTCGCAGTGTTGTGAGCAAACCCGAGAAACGGCGGGGCTAG
- a CDS encoding phosphomannomutase/phosphoglucomutase — MTSEQNKTFDLSASFKAYDVRGIVGESITSHIVESVGAAFVDTLGLAGETVLVGGDMRPSSPEFIKAFADGAARRGADVELLDLISTDELYYACGALNAAGATFTASHNPAEYNGIKMSKAGAQPISSETGLKEIQALAEKYLNNGSIPAADVPGKISTRDVLKDYSEYLRSLVDLKGSRPLKIVVDAGNGMAGLTTPAVLGDQLLPALPFEIVPLYFELDGSFPNHPANPLEPENLRDLQAAVIEHGADIGLAFDGDADRCFVIDEKGEPVSPSAITGMVARREIARAQAAGEETPVIIHNLLTSRAVPELVETDGGRAVRTRVGHSFIKAIMAEEGAVFGGEHSAHFYFRDFWNADTGMLAAMHVLAALGEQDGPLSDLGRQYEPYVSSGEINSEIEDKAGAVERVRADFDGEDVDVDYMDGSTFTAKDGSWWFNLRPSNTEPFLRLNAEAKDVATMEKVRDRVLALVRS; from the coding sequence GTGACTAGCGAGCAGAACAAGACATTTGACCTCTCGGCTTCCTTCAAGGCCTATGACGTCCGGGGAATCGTCGGCGAATCCATCACATCCCACATCGTGGAATCCGTCGGCGCGGCCTTCGTCGACACACTCGGCCTCGCCGGGGAGACTGTGCTGGTTGGCGGCGATATGCGCCCGTCGTCTCCCGAGTTCATCAAGGCATTCGCCGACGGCGCCGCCCGCCGCGGTGCCGATGTCGAACTCCTGGACCTCATCTCCACCGACGAGCTCTACTACGCTTGCGGTGCCCTCAATGCGGCCGGCGCCACGTTCACCGCGAGCCACAACCCCGCCGAGTACAACGGCATCAAGATGTCCAAGGCCGGCGCCCAGCCGATCTCCTCCGAAACAGGCCTCAAGGAAATCCAGGCGCTGGCGGAGAAGTACCTCAACAACGGAAGCATCCCGGCTGCAGATGTCCCAGGCAAGATCAGCACCCGCGATGTCCTGAAGGACTACTCCGAGTACTTGCGAAGCCTGGTTGACCTCAAGGGCTCCCGTCCGCTGAAGATCGTCGTTGACGCCGGAAACGGCATGGCCGGCCTGACCACTCCCGCGGTGCTTGGTGACCAGTTGCTTCCGGCCCTGCCGTTCGAGATCGTCCCGCTGTACTTTGAGCTGGACGGCTCTTTCCCGAATCACCCCGCCAATCCGCTTGAGCCCGAAAACCTGCGCGATCTGCAAGCCGCAGTCATCGAGCACGGTGCGGATATCGGCCTGGCGTTCGACGGCGACGCCGACCGTTGCTTCGTGATCGACGAGAAGGGCGAACCGGTATCCCCGTCTGCCATCACCGGAATGGTTGCGCGCCGGGAAATCGCCCGCGCACAGGCCGCTGGTGAAGAAACCCCCGTGATCATCCACAACCTGCTGACCTCGCGAGCAGTCCCGGAGCTCGTGGAGACGGATGGTGGCAGGGCTGTGCGCACACGTGTGGGGCATTCGTTCATCAAGGCAATCATGGCCGAGGAAGGAGCCGTCTTCGGCGGCGAACACTCGGCGCACTTCTACTTCCGCGATTTTTGGAATGCGGACACCGGCATGCTCGCGGCCATGCACGTCTTGGCGGCATTGGGCGAGCAGGATGGCCCACTGTCCGACCTTGGCCGCCAGTACGAGCCTTATGTCTCTTCCGGTGAAATCAATTCCGAAATCGAGGACAAGGCAGGAGCCGTTGAGCGGGTCCGCGCCGATTTTGATGGCGAAGACGTTGACGTGGACTACATGGATGGCAGCACCTTCACCGCGAAGGACGGCAGCTGGTGGTTCAATCTTCGACCGTCCAACACGGAGCCTTTCCTGCGCCTGAACGCCGAGGCGAAGGATGTTGCCACCATGGAAAAGGTACGGGACCGCGTCCTCGCACTGGTCCGGTCCTAG
- a CDS encoding FAD/NAD(P)-binding protein: MGKSQNIRVGLIGAGPRGTSVLERLLANWAATETQTRSLHIDVVDPYPAGPGHVWQPDQSRLYLMNTQSFYPTLIPEDERLAPPLAGGSFEQWRAGQRSGGGPDLSAEERAELAALASHDFPSRALYGRYLRSTLEELLDRVPAGVEIAFHRSNAVAARPLPGVRAEGAPDGSPGEPAGGGFDVELDDGARLTVDSLVLALGHLESRLNPEQRSFREVAAELGLLYVPPAAPADVDWALVPDGETVLVRGMGLNFFDVMGQLTEGRGGQFVPAEEGLQGELKYLPSGREPKIIAASRRGTPYRAKAGLDGYYPKSVRLRYLTESAVERFAAAGIQPGFEHDLWPLLHRDALWAYYSTLVVAEPVAVSDATEFLAALEDLLQPHAHATGRWENQVAELVSTHVAASRRLDLLGLAAPLAGRSFASRKELDAAVVDYLDDDARRSALGESDPVKMAIGALHTGRAILKSAVADGGITDESWVGELRGWFESFVEGLASGPPALRAEQLAALARAGVVSFVGPDPRFSVDRSQRVFRAVSAWVHDDAAEARTLIEAMSPANRVGVSVSPFLRQLLADGLVRPKVMMTAEGTPVQTSGLDVQPHPYRLVGANGSVTPGMYALGLQLSSTQWGTAIAAEARPSDGTGYRSGQRTLHDADEIARDMLGLPLEK, from the coding sequence GTGGGTAAATCGCAGAACATTCGGGTGGGGCTGATCGGGGCAGGTCCCCGCGGCACCAGTGTGCTGGAGCGTTTGCTCGCCAATTGGGCCGCGACGGAAACCCAAACGCGATCCCTGCACATCGACGTCGTGGACCCCTATCCTGCCGGCCCCGGGCACGTCTGGCAGCCCGATCAGTCCCGGCTGTACCTCATGAACACGCAGTCGTTCTACCCCACGCTGATCCCCGAGGACGAGCGACTCGCGCCACCCCTGGCCGGGGGCTCCTTTGAGCAGTGGCGGGCGGGGCAGCGGTCCGGGGGCGGCCCGGATCTGAGCGCCGAGGAACGCGCCGAACTTGCCGCCCTCGCCTCCCACGACTTTCCCAGCCGCGCCCTTTACGGGCGGTATCTGCGCTCGACGCTGGAGGAACTGCTGGACCGTGTCCCGGCCGGCGTTGAAATCGCCTTTCACCGAAGCAACGCCGTGGCGGCGCGTCCGCTCCCGGGCGTCCGGGCGGAGGGCGCACCGGACGGTTCACCGGGCGAGCCCGCGGGCGGAGGGTTCGACGTCGAACTCGACGACGGCGCTCGGCTCACCGTGGATTCACTCGTCCTCGCGCTGGGCCACCTTGAGTCCAGGCTCAACCCGGAGCAGCGTTCGTTCAGGGAGGTGGCGGCGGAGCTCGGGCTGCTGTACGTGCCGCCCGCCGCACCTGCCGATGTGGACTGGGCACTCGTCCCGGACGGGGAGACGGTCCTGGTCCGGGGCATGGGCCTGAATTTCTTCGACGTCATGGGCCAGCTGACCGAAGGCCGCGGGGGACAATTCGTGCCCGCTGAAGAGGGTCTCCAGGGGGAGCTCAAGTACCTGCCTTCGGGTCGTGAGCCGAAGATCATCGCGGCATCCAGGCGTGGCACTCCGTACCGGGCCAAAGCCGGGTTGGACGGTTACTATCCCAAGTCCGTGCGCTTGCGGTACCTGACCGAGAGCGCAGTCGAACGCTTCGCCGCGGCCGGAATCCAACCTGGCTTCGAGCACGATCTTTGGCCCCTCCTGCATCGGGACGCCTTGTGGGCCTACTACTCAACGTTGGTCGTGGCGGAACCCGTGGCCGTGTCTGATGCGACTGAATTCCTGGCTGCCCTCGAAGACTTGTTGCAGCCACACGCGCATGCCACCGGGCGATGGGAAAACCAAGTTGCGGAGTTGGTCTCCACCCACGTTGCAGCGTCGCGCCGCCTTGACCTTCTCGGCCTCGCGGCGCCCTTGGCCGGGCGTTCCTTCGCGTCCAGGAAGGAACTCGACGCCGCCGTCGTGGACTATCTGGACGACGACGCCCGCCGCTCCGCGCTCGGAGAGTCAGATCCCGTGAAGATGGCCATCGGCGCCTTGCATACGGGACGGGCGATCCTGAAGAGCGCTGTGGCCGACGGCGGTATTACGGACGAATCGTGGGTGGGCGAGCTGCGGGGCTGGTTCGAATCCTTCGTTGAGGGACTCGCGAGCGGTCCTCCCGCCCTGCGCGCCGAACAGTTGGCCGCTTTGGCGCGTGCCGGCGTCGTGAGTTTCGTTGGCCCGGATCCGCGATTCAGCGTCGACCGTTCCCAGCGCGTCTTCCGCGCGGTATCTGCCTGGGTGCACGACGACGCCGCAGAAGCCAGGACGCTGATTGAGGCTATGTCTCCAGCGAACCGGGTGGGCGTGAGTGTTTCTCCGTTCCTGCGGCAGTTGCTCGCCGACGGGTTGGTGCGGCCCAAGGTGATGATGACCGCCGAGGGAACGCCGGTGCAGACCTCCGGGTTGGACGTCCAGCCGCACCCCTACCGGCTGGTGGGCGCCAACGGTTCCGTGACTCCGGGGATGTACGCCCTTGGCCTGCAGCTTTCCTCCACCCAATGGGGAACGGCCATCGCCGCGGAAGCCCGGCCTTCCGACGGCACCGGTTACCGAAGCGGCCAGCGGACCCTCCACGACGCGGACGAAATCGCCAGGGACATGCTCGGCCTTCCCCTCGAAAAATGA
- a CDS encoding globin domain-containing protein, translating into MLSDKSFPVIEATLPLVGARIGDITPKFYSRLFAAHPELLDGLFSRSNQRSGNQQQALAGSIAAFASHLVSNPGTLPETVLSRIAHRHASLGITEPQYQVVYEHLFAAIAEDLAEVITPEIAEAWTEVYWLMADALIKLEKGLYAAQANGRMWSPWKVASKTPAGTGSTTFTLEPADDTPITEALPGQYISVKVTLPDGLRQVRQYSLSGDAGTSRSFTTKIDDGGEVSPVLHNTVEAGDVLEISNPYGEITLKDGNGPVVLASAGIGCTPTASILRSLADSGSDRQVLVLHAESNLDSWALRGQMTDDVERLDGAELQLWLEEPQAGSKTGFMSLREVDLPADASLYLCGPLPFMKHIRNEAINAGIPATRIHYEVFGPDIWLAN; encoded by the coding sequence ATGCTCTCGGACAAGTCCTTCCCCGTCATCGAGGCCACTTTGCCGCTCGTCGGCGCCCGGATTGGTGACATCACCCCCAAGTTCTACTCCCGGCTCTTCGCTGCGCACCCCGAACTGCTCGATGGGCTGTTCAGCCGTTCGAACCAGCGCTCCGGCAACCAGCAGCAGGCCCTCGCTGGAAGCATCGCCGCCTTTGCAAGCCATCTGGTGAGCAACCCCGGAACCCTGCCGGAAACAGTTCTGTCCCGTATCGCGCACCGCCACGCTTCACTCGGCATCACCGAGCCGCAGTACCAGGTGGTCTATGAGCACCTCTTCGCCGCCATCGCGGAAGACCTGGCAGAAGTCATCACCCCTGAAATCGCCGAAGCCTGGACAGAGGTCTATTGGCTCATGGCGGACGCGCTGATCAAGCTCGAAAAGGGACTCTACGCAGCGCAGGCCAACGGCAGGATGTGGAGCCCATGGAAGGTCGCGTCCAAAACTCCCGCTGGCACCGGGTCCACGACCTTCACCCTGGAGCCGGCCGACGACACCCCGATCACCGAAGCTCTGCCGGGCCAATACATCAGCGTCAAGGTCACACTCCCGGACGGCCTGCGCCAGGTCCGCCAGTACTCCCTTTCCGGCGACGCCGGCACCAGCCGCAGCTTCACGACAAAGATCGACGACGGCGGCGAGGTCTCGCCCGTGCTGCACAACACCGTTGAGGCGGGCGATGTCCTGGAGATCTCCAATCCCTACGGCGAGATCACGCTCAAGGATGGCAACGGTCCCGTGGTCCTCGCCTCGGCGGGCATAGGCTGCACGCCCACGGCTTCCATCCTGCGCTCGCTCGCCGATTCCGGCTCCGACCGCCAAGTGCTGGTCCTGCACGCCGAGAGCAATCTGGACAGTTGGGCGTTGCGCGGCCAGATGACGGACGACGTCGAGCGCTTGGATGGTGCGGAACTCCAGCTCTGGCTGGAGGAACCGCAGGCCGGGTCCAAAACGGGCTTCATGTCACTTCGCGAAGTGGACCTTCCAGCCGACGCCTCGCTGTACCTGTGCGGACCGCTGCCGTTCATGAAGCACATCCGCAACGAAGCCATCAACGCCGGAATCCCCGCCACGAGGATTCATTACGAAGTCTTCGGACCGGATATCTGGCTCGCCAACTAG